The Drosophila teissieri strain GT53w chromosome X, Prin_Dtei_1.1, whole genome shotgun sequence genome has a segment encoding these proteins:
- the LOC122625068 gene encoding protein suppressor of white apricot isoform X1, with amino-acid sequence MMPYNVRNAGGGSVGGILRRTGQGSAAGGAVLSNGNSAGGQGAGAVGSSSVENHRQTPLELLVFGYACKIFRDDEKAREMDHGKQLIPWMGDVNLKIDRYDVRGALCELAPHEAPPGGYGNRLEYLSAEEQRAEQLCEEERYLFLYNNEEELRLRQEEDLKRLQQETSGGSYSQVGFQYDGQSAASSTSSTAPSQLSPNSEESELPFVLPYTLMMAPPLDMQLPETMKQHAIIEKTARFIATQGAQMEILIKAKQANNTQFDFLTQGGYLQPYYRHLLAAIKAAKFPPAPETPLDQQNADKEAHSADDNNEDVAGGRRNPNQVVITVPTIKYKPSANCAYTQLISKIKGVPLQAVLLEDESSNPGNSQHSGGTASPALSCRSEGHNSQGGEFTPVLLQYNGSTFTHEEESTNREQPDETDGGSGEPPQVELLKNTSALALAQNYSSESEEEDDQVQPEKEAEKKPEPVLTFPVPEESLRHIIDKTATYVIKNGRQFEETLRTKSVERFSFLLPANEYYPYYLYKVTGDVDAASKEEKTRKAAAVAAALMSKKGLSFGGAAASANNVDKAPVSFSIRARDDQGPLKHTLSQEASDEEASSNAAVEHVRPGMPDSVQRAIKQVETQLLARTAGQKANATASSSCSSPQKEQRQAEERVKDKLAQIAREKLNGMISREKQLQLERKRKAMAFLNQIKGEGATVGSAAPVVGPNPPESAAGAATADSDEESGDSVRSIPITYFGPDDDDEVADQKPEVRLKGSAREDEEDDDEEDGGDLEKYNLLNDDSTNTFTSKPVLPPTAAPPPPAVLLSDDDDVQLVATTSSRSSSSRHRKTHRRSRSRSKNDRSSGSSASSRESSHRRRQKSSRRSREPSSIPPRKSQQPSTQRTKTPKRRRRSKSRSRSKSMRRSRSRSILRTKRRSRSRSSSGRNAEQRRQQERRRTPTKKSHKRHKRRRRSSSP; translated from the exons ATGATGCCCTACAATGTGCGAAACGCCGGTGGCGGAAGCGTTGGCGGAATCCTGCGGCGCACTGGCCAAGGATCGGCAGCCGGCGGCGCGGTGCTGAGCAATGGAAACAGCGCGGGCGGACAAGGAGCCGGAGCGGTGGGCTCCTCGAGCGTGGAGAACCACAGACAAACGCCGTTGGAACTCCTCGTGTTTGGCTACGCCTGCAAGATTTTCCGGGATGACGAGAAGGCGCGGGAAATGGACCACGGCAAGCAGTTGATTCCCTGGATGGGCGATGTAAATCTCAAGATAGACAG ATACGACGTGCGTGGAGCCCTCTGCGAACTGGCGCCGCACGAGGCGCCACCAGGCGGATACGGCAACCGGCTGGAGTACTTGAGCGCCGAGGAGCAGCGCGCCGAGCAGCTGTGCGAGGAGGAGCGCTACCTGTTTCTGTACAATaacgaggaggagctgcgacTGCGACAAG AGGAGGACCTCAAGCGACTGCAGCAGGAAACCTCCGGCGGCAGCTACAGCCAGGTGGGCTTTCAGTACGATGGCCAGTCGGCAgcctcctccacttcctccacGGCGCCCTCCCAGCTCTCGCCGAACTCCGAGGAGAGCGAGCTGCCCTTCGTCCTGCCCTACACCCTGATGATGGCTCCGCCCCTGGACATGCAGCTG CCGGAAACGATGAAGCAGCACGCTATTATAGAGAAGACTGCGCGCTTCATCGCCACGCAGGGCGCCCAGATGGAAATTCTGATCAAGGCCAAGCAGGCGAACAACACGCAGTTCGACTTCCTGACCCAAGGCGGATACCTGCAGCCCTACTACCGTCACCTCCTGGCTGCCATCAAGGCGGCCAAGTTCCCGCCCGCGCCAGAAACTCCGTTGGATCAGCAGAATGCCGACAAGGAAGCACACTCGGCGGACGACAACAACGAGGATGTCGCGGGTGGCAGGCGGAACCCCAACCAAGTGGTCATCACGGTGCCCACCATCAAGTACAAGCCCTCGGCCAACTGCGCCTACACCCAGCTAATCAGCAAGATCAAGGGCGTGCCCCTCCAAGCGGTCCTGCTGGAGGACGAATCGAGCAATCCGGGAAACTCGCAGCACTCGGGCGGCACGGCCTCGCCCGCGCTCAGCTGTCGATCCGAAGGTCACAACAGCCAGGGTGGGGAGTTCACACCCGTGCTGCTCCAGTACAACGGGAGTACCTTCACACACGAGGAGGAATCGACGAACCGGGAGCAGCCGGATGAGACCGATGGCGGCAGTGGCGAGCCCCCGCAGGTGGAGCTGCTCAAGAATACGAGTGCGCTGGCGTTGGCCCAAAACTACAGTTCCGAAAgtgaggaggaggacgatCAGGTTCAGCCAGAAAAGGAGGCGGAAAAG AAACCGGAGCCCGTGCTAACGTTCCCCGTTCCGGAGGAGAGTCTCAGGCACATAATCGACAAGACGGCCACGTACGTAATCAAGAACGGACGCCAGTTCGAGGAGACCCTTCGCACGAAGAGCGTGGAGAGGTTCAGTTTCCTGCTGCCGGCCAATGAGTACTATCCATACTACCTGTACAAAGTGACGGGCGATGTGGATGCGGCTTCCAAGGAGGAGAAGACCAGGAAAGCAGCAGCCGTAGCAGCCGCCCTGATGTCCAAGAAGGGCCTAAGTTTTGGAGGAGCGGCAGCGAGCGCAAATAATGTGGATAAGG CTCCTGTAAGTTTCTCCATACGGGCTCGAGATGACCAAGGTCCATTGAAACACACTTTATCGCAGGAGGCCAGCGACGAGGAGGCCAGTTCGAACGCCGCGGTGGAGCACGTGCGACCGGGTATGCCAGATAGTGTGCAACGGGCGATCAAACAAGTAGAGACGCAGTTGCTGGCCAGGACCGCCGGGCAGAAGGCCAACGCCACGGCATCCTCCTCCTGTTCCTCACCGCAAAAAGAGCAGCGGCAAG CTGAGGAGCGCGTGAAGGACAAGCTGGCGCAGATTGCACGCGAGAAGCTGAACGGCATGATTTCCCGCGAGaagcagttgcagttggaaCGCAAGCGCAAGGCCATGGCCTTTCTAAATCAGATAAAAG GTGAAGGTGCCACTGTGGGCTCTGCTGCGCCTGTTGTTGGTCCCAATCCTCCAGAGTCCGCAGCGGGAGCTGCGACCGCCGACAGTGATGAAGAGTCTGGCGACTCTGTCCGCTCCATACCAATTACCTACTTTGGGcccgacgacgatgacgaagTTGCTGATCAGAAGCCTGAGGTGCGGCTCAAAGGGAGCGCGcgggaggatgaggaggacgacgatgaAGAGGATGGCGGCGATCTGGAGAAGTACAACCTGCTCAATGATGACAGCACAAACACCTTCACCAGCAAACCCGTGCTTCCTCCCACCgctgctccacctcctcctgccGTTCTTCTttccgacgacgacgacgtccAGCTTGTGGCAACTACCTCATCGCGGTCCTCCAGCTCGCGCCATCGCAAAACCCACCGCCGAAGCAGAAGTCGCAGCAAGAACGAccgcagcagtggcagcagcgcTTCTAGTCGAGAGTCCTCGCACCGACGGCGGCAGAAGAGCAGCAGGCGTTCCAGGGAGCCATCATCGATCCCGCCACGTAAGTCGCAGCAGCCGTCAACGCAGCGAACGAAGACCCCCAAAAGGAGGAGGCGGAGCAAGAGTAGAAGCCGCTCCAAGAGCATGCGGCGCAGTAGGAGCAGAAGCATACTAAGAACCAAACGGCGCAGCAGATCGCGCAGCTCCAGCGGCCGCAATGCGGAACAGCGACGCCAGCAGGAACGACGGCGCACGCCCACCAAGAAGTCCCACAAGCGGCACAAGCGACGCAGGCGCAGCAGCTCCCCCTGA
- the LOC122625068 gene encoding protein suppressor of white apricot isoform X3, giving the protein MMPYNVRNAGGGSVGGILRRTGQGSAAGGAVLSNGNSAGGQGAGAVGSSSVENHRQTPLELLVFGYACKIFRDDEKAREMDHGKQLIPWMGDVNLKIDRYDVRGALCELAPHEAPPGGYGNRLEYLSAEEQRAEQLCEEERYLFLYNNEEELRLRQANRNRKSNIEYRKSKIT; this is encoded by the exons ATGATGCCCTACAATGTGCGAAACGCCGGTGGCGGAAGCGTTGGCGGAATCCTGCGGCGCACTGGCCAAGGATCGGCAGCCGGCGGCGCGGTGCTGAGCAATGGAAACAGCGCGGGCGGACAAGGAGCCGGAGCGGTGGGCTCCTCGAGCGTGGAGAACCACAGACAAACGCCGTTGGAACTCCTCGTGTTTGGCTACGCCTGCAAGATTTTCCGGGATGACGAGAAGGCGCGGGAAATGGACCACGGCAAGCAGTTGATTCCCTGGATGGGCGATGTAAATCTCAAGATAGACAG ATACGACGTGCGTGGAGCCCTCTGCGAACTGGCGCCGCACGAGGCGCCACCAGGCGGATACGGCAACCGGCTGGAGTACTTGAGCGCCGAGGAGCAGCGCGCCGAGCAGCTGTGCGAGGAGGAGCGCTACCTGTTTCTGTACAATaacgaggaggagctgcgacTGCGACAAG CAAATCGCAATCGCAAATCGAATATCGAATATCGCAAATCGAAAATAACTTGA
- the LOC122625072 gene encoding chymotrypsin inhibitor Ani s 6: MIRSTVYPSCPLCTVGGYKSPVAVSSSIQFTLAAPQVSTMLRSNFSLLIIGCSCLLFAVATRTPSTPRNCPENETYLTCGPDCQTECATLGEPCLIRHIRCPDACYCNEGFARNAGGTCIPIRRCGAGGYGN; encoded by the exons ATGATCAGAAGCACGGTGTACCCTTCCTGCCCACTCTGCACAGTGGGTGGCTATAAAAGTCCGGTGGCAGTGAGCTCATCGATTCAGTTTACTTTGGCTGCTCCGCAAGTCTCGACGATGCTCCGCTCGAACTTTTCACTGCTGATCATCGGCTGTAGCTGCCTGCTCTTCGCCGTCGCAACCCGGACGCCCAGCA CGCCACGCAATTGCCCGGAGAACGAGACCTATCTGACCTGCGGTCCCGACTGCCAAACGGAGTGTGCCACGCTGGGAGAGCCCTGCCTGATCAGGCACATCCGATGCCCCGATGCGTGCTACTGCAACGAGGGCTTCGCCAGGAACGCCGGTGGCACGTGCATTCCCATTCGGCGGTGCGGCGCAGGCGGCTATGGAAACTGA
- the LOC122625068 gene encoding protein suppressor of white apricot isoform X5, producing the protein MMPYNVRNAGGGSVGGILRRTGQGSAAGGAVLSNGNSAGGQGAGAVGSSSVENHRQTPLELLVFGYACKIFRDDEKAREMDHGKQLIPWMGDVNLKIDRYDVRGALCELAPHEAPPGGYGNRLEYLSAEEQRAEQLCEEERYLFLYNNEEELRLRQVSRNAK; encoded by the exons ATGATGCCCTACAATGTGCGAAACGCCGGTGGCGGAAGCGTTGGCGGAATCCTGCGGCGCACTGGCCAAGGATCGGCAGCCGGCGGCGCGGTGCTGAGCAATGGAAACAGCGCGGGCGGACAAGGAGCCGGAGCGGTGGGCTCCTCGAGCGTGGAGAACCACAGACAAACGCCGTTGGAACTCCTCGTGTTTGGCTACGCCTGCAAGATTTTCCGGGATGACGAGAAGGCGCGGGAAATGGACCACGGCAAGCAGTTGATTCCCTGGATGGGCGATGTAAATCTCAAGATAGACAG ATACGACGTGCGTGGAGCCCTCTGCGAACTGGCGCCGCACGAGGCGCCACCAGGCGGATACGGCAACCGGCTGGAGTACTTGAGCGCCGAGGAGCAGCGCGCCGAGCAGCTGTGCGAGGAGGAGCGCTACCTGTTTCTGTACAATaacgaggaggagctgcgacTGCGACAAG TATCAAGAAACGCAAAGTAA
- the LOC122625068 gene encoding protein suppressor of white apricot isoform X6, whose product MMPYNVRNAGGGSVGGILRRTGQGSAAGGAVLSNGNSAGGQGAGAVGSSSVENHRQTPLELLVFGYACKIFRDDEKAREMDHGKQLIPWMGDVNLKIDRYDVRGALCELAPHEAPPGGYGNRLEYLSAEEQRAEQLCEEERYLFLYNNEEELRLRQGCIS is encoded by the exons ATGATGCCCTACAATGTGCGAAACGCCGGTGGCGGAAGCGTTGGCGGAATCCTGCGGCGCACTGGCCAAGGATCGGCAGCCGGCGGCGCGGTGCTGAGCAATGGAAACAGCGCGGGCGGACAAGGAGCCGGAGCGGTGGGCTCCTCGAGCGTGGAGAACCACAGACAAACGCCGTTGGAACTCCTCGTGTTTGGCTACGCCTGCAAGATTTTCCGGGATGACGAGAAGGCGCGGGAAATGGACCACGGCAAGCAGTTGATTCCCTGGATGGGCGATGTAAATCTCAAGATAGACAG ATACGACGTGCGTGGAGCCCTCTGCGAACTGGCGCCGCACGAGGCGCCACCAGGCGGATACGGCAACCGGCTGGAGTACTTGAGCGCCGAGGAGCAGCGCGCCGAGCAGCTGTGCGAGGAGGAGCGCTACCTGTTTCTGTACAATaacgaggaggagctgcgacTGCGACAAG GTTGTATTAGCTGA
- the LOC122625068 gene encoding protein suppressor of white apricot isoform X4, with protein sequence MMPYNVRNAGGGSVGGILRRTGQGSAAGGAVLSNGNSAGGQGAGAVGSSSVENHRQTPLELLVFGYACKIFRDDEKAREMDHGKQLIPWMGDVNLKIDRYDVRGALCELAPHEAPPGGYGNRLEYLSAEEQRAEQLCEEERYLFLYNNEEELRLRQVLQVSRNAK encoded by the exons ATGATGCCCTACAATGTGCGAAACGCCGGTGGCGGAAGCGTTGGCGGAATCCTGCGGCGCACTGGCCAAGGATCGGCAGCCGGCGGCGCGGTGCTGAGCAATGGAAACAGCGCGGGCGGACAAGGAGCCGGAGCGGTGGGCTCCTCGAGCGTGGAGAACCACAGACAAACGCCGTTGGAACTCCTCGTGTTTGGCTACGCCTGCAAGATTTTCCGGGATGACGAGAAGGCGCGGGAAATGGACCACGGCAAGCAGTTGATTCCCTGGATGGGCGATGTAAATCTCAAGATAGACAG ATACGACGTGCGTGGAGCCCTCTGCGAACTGGCGCCGCACGAGGCGCCACCAGGCGGATACGGCAACCGGCTGGAGTACTTGAGCGCCGAGGAGCAGCGCGCCGAGCAGCTGTGCGAGGAGGAGCGCTACCTGTTTCTGTACAATaacgaggaggagctgcgacTGCGACAAG TACTGCAAGTATCAAGAAACGCAAAGTAA
- the LOC122625070 gene encoding 27 kDa hemolymph protein, with protein MSSWSLCALFLAFAVHAVLGSVDLAGSLDPSLLENVDVDQLKASYLPPGLQNANVTLADFQKLLQSKCEKANAHLPQGSVNGTALSKSIEEAGLQLVECLSGLANVTEIQAEIEQASPKGDLDVVFEKYCLRLPQAKSCLKNFNDALLPCLTTDEKAHNAVLQRITDKLLEFICYKNGDQIALFIAEEGPECLQQSRDGIANCLNSSFAGYLPKAFSPEWDLPQLVLGPKQCVDLYAFETCTVSLLEKCRTITPSNIVESMFRYVRKESSCQPHIDRVKQQHRRALPLTSGSQAASGLSVSSASLHLTWTSAASLLMATLLSRLS; from the coding sequence ATGTCGAGCTGGTCGCTTTGTGCGCTTTTTCTGGCCTTCGCGGTGCACGCCGTGCTTGGATCCGTGGACTTGGCTGGTTCCCTGGACCCCTCGCTGCTCGAGAACGTGGACGTGGACCAGCTGAAGGCCAGCTACCTGCCGCCGGGGCTGCAGAACGCCAATGTCACCTTGGCGGACTTCCAGAAGCTGCTGCAGTCGAAGTGCGAGAAGGCCAATGCCCATTTGCCGCAGGGCTCGGTGAACGGCACCGCGCTGAGCAAGTCCATCGAGGAGGCGGGCCTGCAGCTGGTCGAATGCCTCTCCGGACTGGCCAACGTGACGGAGATCCAGGCGGAGATCGAGCAGGCGAGTCCCAAGGGCGACCTGGACGTGGTCTTCGAGAAGTACTGCCTGCGCCTGCCGCAGGCCAAGAGCTGCCTCAAGAACTTCAACGACGCCCTGCTGCCCTGCCTGACCACCGACGAGAAGGCGCACAACGCGGTGCTGCAGCGGATCACGGACAAGCTGCTGGAGTTCATTTGCTACAAGAACGGCGACCAGATCGCCCTCTTCATCGCCGAGGAGGGCCCCGAGTGCCTGCAGCAGAGTCGCGACGGCATCGCCAACTGCCTGAACTCCTCCTTCGCCGGCTACCTGCCCAAGGCGTTCAGCCCGGAGTGGGATCTGCCCCAGCTGGTCCTGGGCCCGAAGCAGTGCGTCGATCTCTACGCCTTCGAGACGTGCACCGTCAGTCTGCTCGAGAAGTGCCGCACGATCACGCCCAGCAACATCGTGGAGTCCATGTTCCGGTACGTGCGGAAGGAGTCCTCCTGCCAGCCCCACATCGACAGGGTcaagcagcagcaccgccGCGCCCTGCCCCTGACCAGTGGCTCCCAGGCCGCGTCCGGATTATCTGTATCATCCGCATCCCTGCATCTCACCTGGACCTCCGCTGCGAGCCTGCTAATGGCCACTTTGCTCTCCCGACTCTCCTAG
- the LOC122625068 gene encoding protein suppressor of white apricot isoform X2 has protein sequence MMPYNVRNAGGGSVGGILRRTGQGSAAGGAVLSNGNSAGGQGAGAVGSSSVENHRQTPLELLVFGYACKIFRDDEKAREMDHGKQLIPWMGDVNLKIDRYDVRGALCELAPHEAPPGGYGNRLEYLSAEEQRAEQLCEEERYLFLYNNEEELRLRQEEDLKRLQQETSGGSYSQVGFQYDGQSAASSTSSTAPSQLSPNSEESELPFVLPYTLMMAPPLDMQLPETMKQHAIIEKTARFIATQGAQMEILIKAKQANNTQFDFLTQGGYLQPYYRHLLAAIKAAKFPPAPETPLDQQNADKEAHSADDNNEDVAGGRRNPNQVVITVPTIKYKPSANCAYTQLISKIKGVPLQAVLLEDESSNPGNSQHSGGTASPALSCRSEGHNSQGGEFTPVLLQYNGSTFTHEEESTNREQPDETDGGSGEPPQVELLKNTSALALAQNYSSESEEEDDQVQPEKEAEKKPEPVLTFPVPEESLRHIIDKTATYVIKNGRQFEETLRTKSVERFSFLLPANEYYPYYLYKVTGDVDAASKEEKTRKAAAVAAALMSKKGLSFGGAAASANNVDKAPEASDEEASSNAAVEHVRPGMPDSVQRAIKQVETQLLARTAGQKANATASSSCSSPQKEQRQAEERVKDKLAQIAREKLNGMISREKQLQLERKRKAMAFLNQIKGEGATVGSAAPVVGPNPPESAAGAATADSDEESGDSVRSIPITYFGPDDDDEVADQKPEVRLKGSAREDEEDDDEEDGGDLEKYNLLNDDSTNTFTSKPVLPPTAAPPPPAVLLSDDDDVQLVATTSSRSSSSRHRKTHRRSRSRSKNDRSSGSSASSRESSHRRRQKSSRRSREPSSIPPRKSQQPSTQRTKTPKRRRRSKSRSRSKSMRRSRSRSILRTKRRSRSRSSSGRNAEQRRQQERRRTPTKKSHKRHKRRRRSSSP, from the exons ATGATGCCCTACAATGTGCGAAACGCCGGTGGCGGAAGCGTTGGCGGAATCCTGCGGCGCACTGGCCAAGGATCGGCAGCCGGCGGCGCGGTGCTGAGCAATGGAAACAGCGCGGGCGGACAAGGAGCCGGAGCGGTGGGCTCCTCGAGCGTGGAGAACCACAGACAAACGCCGTTGGAACTCCTCGTGTTTGGCTACGCCTGCAAGATTTTCCGGGATGACGAGAAGGCGCGGGAAATGGACCACGGCAAGCAGTTGATTCCCTGGATGGGCGATGTAAATCTCAAGATAGACAG ATACGACGTGCGTGGAGCCCTCTGCGAACTGGCGCCGCACGAGGCGCCACCAGGCGGATACGGCAACCGGCTGGAGTACTTGAGCGCCGAGGAGCAGCGCGCCGAGCAGCTGTGCGAGGAGGAGCGCTACCTGTTTCTGTACAATaacgaggaggagctgcgacTGCGACAAG AGGAGGACCTCAAGCGACTGCAGCAGGAAACCTCCGGCGGCAGCTACAGCCAGGTGGGCTTTCAGTACGATGGCCAGTCGGCAgcctcctccacttcctccacGGCGCCCTCCCAGCTCTCGCCGAACTCCGAGGAGAGCGAGCTGCCCTTCGTCCTGCCCTACACCCTGATGATGGCTCCGCCCCTGGACATGCAGCTG CCGGAAACGATGAAGCAGCACGCTATTATAGAGAAGACTGCGCGCTTCATCGCCACGCAGGGCGCCCAGATGGAAATTCTGATCAAGGCCAAGCAGGCGAACAACACGCAGTTCGACTTCCTGACCCAAGGCGGATACCTGCAGCCCTACTACCGTCACCTCCTGGCTGCCATCAAGGCGGCCAAGTTCCCGCCCGCGCCAGAAACTCCGTTGGATCAGCAGAATGCCGACAAGGAAGCACACTCGGCGGACGACAACAACGAGGATGTCGCGGGTGGCAGGCGGAACCCCAACCAAGTGGTCATCACGGTGCCCACCATCAAGTACAAGCCCTCGGCCAACTGCGCCTACACCCAGCTAATCAGCAAGATCAAGGGCGTGCCCCTCCAAGCGGTCCTGCTGGAGGACGAATCGAGCAATCCGGGAAACTCGCAGCACTCGGGCGGCACGGCCTCGCCCGCGCTCAGCTGTCGATCCGAAGGTCACAACAGCCAGGGTGGGGAGTTCACACCCGTGCTGCTCCAGTACAACGGGAGTACCTTCACACACGAGGAGGAATCGACGAACCGGGAGCAGCCGGATGAGACCGATGGCGGCAGTGGCGAGCCCCCGCAGGTGGAGCTGCTCAAGAATACGAGTGCGCTGGCGTTGGCCCAAAACTACAGTTCCGAAAgtgaggaggaggacgatCAGGTTCAGCCAGAAAAGGAGGCGGAAAAG AAACCGGAGCCCGTGCTAACGTTCCCCGTTCCGGAGGAGAGTCTCAGGCACATAATCGACAAGACGGCCACGTACGTAATCAAGAACGGACGCCAGTTCGAGGAGACCCTTCGCACGAAGAGCGTGGAGAGGTTCAGTTTCCTGCTGCCGGCCAATGAGTACTATCCATACTACCTGTACAAAGTGACGGGCGATGTGGATGCGGCTTCCAAGGAGGAGAAGACCAGGAAAGCAGCAGCCGTAGCAGCCGCCCTGATGTCCAAGAAGGGCCTAAGTTTTGGAGGAGCGGCAGCGAGCGCAAATAATGTGGATAAGG CTCCT GAGGCCAGCGACGAGGAGGCCAGTTCGAACGCCGCGGTGGAGCACGTGCGACCGGGTATGCCAGATAGTGTGCAACGGGCGATCAAACAAGTAGAGACGCAGTTGCTGGCCAGGACCGCCGGGCAGAAGGCCAACGCCACGGCATCCTCCTCCTGTTCCTCACCGCAAAAAGAGCAGCGGCAAG CTGAGGAGCGCGTGAAGGACAAGCTGGCGCAGATTGCACGCGAGAAGCTGAACGGCATGATTTCCCGCGAGaagcagttgcagttggaaCGCAAGCGCAAGGCCATGGCCTTTCTAAATCAGATAAAAG GTGAAGGTGCCACTGTGGGCTCTGCTGCGCCTGTTGTTGGTCCCAATCCTCCAGAGTCCGCAGCGGGAGCTGCGACCGCCGACAGTGATGAAGAGTCTGGCGACTCTGTCCGCTCCATACCAATTACCTACTTTGGGcccgacgacgatgacgaagTTGCTGATCAGAAGCCTGAGGTGCGGCTCAAAGGGAGCGCGcgggaggatgaggaggacgacgatgaAGAGGATGGCGGCGATCTGGAGAAGTACAACCTGCTCAATGATGACAGCACAAACACCTTCACCAGCAAACCCGTGCTTCCTCCCACCgctgctccacctcctcctgccGTTCTTCTttccgacgacgacgacgtccAGCTTGTGGCAACTACCTCATCGCGGTCCTCCAGCTCGCGCCATCGCAAAACCCACCGCCGAAGCAGAAGTCGCAGCAAGAACGAccgcagcagtggcagcagcgcTTCTAGTCGAGAGTCCTCGCACCGACGGCGGCAGAAGAGCAGCAGGCGTTCCAGGGAGCCATCATCGATCCCGCCACGTAAGTCGCAGCAGCCGTCAACGCAGCGAACGAAGACCCCCAAAAGGAGGAGGCGGAGCAAGAGTAGAAGCCGCTCCAAGAGCATGCGGCGCAGTAGGAGCAGAAGCATACTAAGAACCAAACGGCGCAGCAGATCGCGCAGCTCCAGCGGCCGCAATGCGGAACAGCGACGCCAGCAGGAACGACGGCGCACGCCCACCAAGAAGTCCCACAAGCGGCACAAGCGACGCAGGCGCAGCAGCTCCCCCTGA